A window of the Macaca nemestrina isolate mMacNem1 chromosome X, mMacNem.hap1, whole genome shotgun sequence genome harbors these coding sequences:
- the LOC112422911 gene encoding ras-related protein Rab-40A-like, producing MFYVNFSRKTGPALPLRTTLWAWLRWECGASNMSTLDSPDQAYDFLLKFLLVGDSDVGKSEILESLQDGAAESPYRHLRGIDYKTTTILLDGQRVKLKLWDTSGQGRFCTIFRSYSRGAQGVILVYDIANRWSFEGMDRWIKKIDEHAPGVPKILVGNRLHLAFKRQVPREQAQAYAERLGVTFFEVSPLCNFNIIESFTELARIVLLRHRMNCFGRPSKVLSLQDLCCRTIVSCTPIYLVDKLPLPNALRSHLKSFSMAKGLNARMMRGLSYSLTTSSTHKRSSLCKVEIVCPPQSPPKNCTRNSCKIS from the coding sequence ATGTTCTATGTTAATTTCTCAAGAAAAACAGGCCCGGCATTACCTCTGCGCACAACCCTGTGGGCCTGGCTCAGGTGGGAGTGCGGGGCCAGCAACATGAGCACCCTGGACAGCCCCGACCAGGCCTATGACTTCCTGCTGAAGTTCCTGCTGGTGGGCGACAGCGACGTAGGCAAGAGTGAGATCCTGGAGAGCCTGCAGGATGGCGCGGCCGAGTCCCCATACCGTCACCTGAGGGGGATTGACTACAAGACGACCACCATCCTGCTGGATGGCCAGCGGGTGAAGCTGAAGCTCTGGGATACGTCGGGGCAGGGAAGATTTTGTACCATATTCCGCTCCTACTCTCGTGGTGCACAAGGAGTGATCCTGGTCTACGACATTGCAAACCGCTGGTCTTTCGAGGGTATGGATCGATGGATTAAGAAGATCGATGAGCATGCCCCTGGTGTCCCTAAAATCCTGGTGGGGAATCGCCTACATCTGGCATTCAAGAGGCAGGTGCCCAGGGAGCAGGCCCAAGCCTACGCTGAGCGCCTGGGCGTGACCTTCTTTGAGGTCAGCCCTCTGTGCAATTTCAACATCATAGAGTCTTTCACGGAGCTGGCCAGGATCGTGCTGCTGCGGCACAGGATGAATTGTTTCGGGAGGCCGAGCAAGGTACTGAGCTTGCAAGACCTCTGCTGCCGCACCATCGTGTCCTGCACACCCATATACCTGGTGGACAAGCTCCCGCTCCCCAATGCCTTAAGAAGCCACCTCAAGTCCTTCTCCATGGCTAAGGGCCTGAATGCCAGGATGATGCGAGGCCTCTCCTACTCCCTCACCACCAGCTCCACCCACAAAAGGAGCAGCCTCTGCAAAGTGGAGATCGTCTGCCCACCCCAGAGCCCACCCAAAAACTGCACCAGAAACAGCTGCAAAATTTCTTAA